In Citrus sinensis cultivar Valencia sweet orange chromosome 2, DVS_A1.0, whole genome shotgun sequence, a single genomic region encodes these proteins:
- the LOC102618298 gene encoding L-aspartate oxidase 2-a, chloroplastic isoform X1, whose product MKRKSKGWTAHQHHKVTKDGLEPNHGLFDLGVAPRECRRKIAMATGVAARTSNFHFGGIRCKGQSCQQASLVSSLTFNGCIQRELSWSFGVSRFLRFQRFNFSHSPVSENWKSLRTVPVLSCLRDGSVKYFDFSVIGSGVAGLCYALEVAKHGTVAVITKAEPHESNTNYAQGGVSAVLCPSDSVESHMQDTIVAGAYLCDDETVRVVCTEGPDRIRELIAIGASFDRGEDGNLHLAREGGHSHHRIVHAADMTGREIERALLEAVVSDPNISVFEHHFAIDLLTTLDGPDAVCHGVDTLNVETQEVVRFISKVTLLASGGAGHIYPSTTNPLVATGDGMAMAHRAQAVISNMEFVQFHPTALADEGLPIKPKKTRENSFLITEAVRGDGGILYNLGMERFMPLYDERAELAPRDVVARSIDDQLKKRNEKYVLLDISHRPTEKILSHFPNIAAECLKYGLDITRQPIPVVPAAHYMCGGVRAGLQGETNVRGLYVAGEVACTGLHGANRLASNSLLEALVFARRAVQPSIDHKKSTSIDLSASNWWTRTVVPKSLGRNVMHNILRRTKEVRKELQSIMWRYVGIVRSTTSLQTAKWRIDKLEAEWETYLFEHGWEQTFVGLEACEMRNLFCCAKLVVSSALARHESRGLHYMVDFPHVEENKRLPTIILPSLVNCTWSSRQLHKLPVC is encoded by the exons atgaaacgTAAAAGTAAGGGATGGACGGCGCACCAGCACCACAAAGTGACAAAGGATGGTTTAGAACCAAATCATGGGCTTTTCGATTTGGGTGTGGCGCCTCGGGAGTGTAGGCG AAAGATTGCAATGGCAACTGGTGTAGCTGCCAGAACTAGCAATTTTCATTTCGGAGGGATCCGCTGCAAGGGACAAAGCTGCCAACAAGCTTCTTTGGTTTCCAGTCTGACATTTAATGGATGCATACAGAGAGAGCTCTCGTG GTCATTTGGGGTATCCAGGTTCTTACGTTTCCAGAGGTTTAATTTCTCTCATTCTCCGGTGAGTGAGAATTGGAAGTCCCTCAGAACAGTCCCTGTATTGTCTTGCTTGAGAGATGGCTCTGTAaagtattttgatttttctgtcaTTGGGAGTGGAGTTGCCGGCCTCTGCTATGCTCTTGAAGTTGCAAAACATGGAACTGTTGCTGTGATCACAAAGGCAGAGCCTCATGAGAGCAACACTAACTATGCCCAAGGTGGTGTTAGTGCTGTGCTTTGCCCTTCAGATTCTGTTGAGAGTCACATGCAGGACACAATTGTCGCAGGGGCTTATCTATGTGATGACGAAACTGTTAGA GTTGTTTGTACAGAAGGACCTGACAGAATAAGAGAATTGATCGCCATAGGTGCATCATTTGATCGTGGAGAGGATGGAAACTTGCACCTAGCTAGAGAAGGGGGACACTCCCATCACAGAATCGTCCATGCTGCAGATATGACTGGAAGGGAGATCGAGCGGGCTCTTTTGGAAGCTGTTGTCAGTGACCCTAATATCTCAGTGTTCGAGCATCACTTTGCGATAGATTTGCTAACTACTCTG GATGGTCCTGATGCAGTTTGTCACGGTGTTGACACTTTAAATGTTGAAACACAAGAG GTGGTACGATTCATTTCAAAGGTGACCTTACTTGCATCAGGTGGAGCTGGGCATATTTATCCATCGACAACAAATCCTCTG GTGGCCACTGGAGATGGGATGGCTATGGCCCACCGAGCTCAAGCAGTGATTTCAAACATGGA atttgtGCAGTTCCACCCAACTGCCTTAGCTGATGAGGGCCTTCCCATCAAACCAAAGAAAACTCGAGAGAATTCATTTCTCATCACTGAAGCTGTCAGGGGTGATGGAGGCATCCTTTACAATTTAGGCATGGAACGGTTCATGCCCCTGTATGATGAGAGAGCTGAGCTTGCTCCTAGGGATGTGGTGGCAAGAAGTATAGATGATCAGCTTAAAAAGCGTAATGAGAAGTATGTGCTCCTTGATATAAGTCACAGGCCCACGGAAAAAATACTGTCCCACTTTCCCAACATAGCTGCTGAATGCCTTAAGTATGGACTGGACATAACCCGCCAGCCAATTCCTGTGGTTCCTGCTGCACATTACATGTGTGGGGGAGTCCGTGCTGGGCTCCAAGGGGAAACAAATGTGCGAGGCCTGTATGTAGCAGGTGAGGTTGCATGTACAGGTTTGCACGGAGCAAACCGATTAGCCAGCAATTCATTGCTTGAGGCATTAGTTTTTGCACGAAGAGCTGTCCAGCCCTCAATTGATCACAAGAAGAGCACTAGCATTGATCTCAGTGCTTCAAATTGGTGGACCCGAACTGTTGTACCAAAGTCACTTGGCCGTAATGTAATGCACAATATTTTGAGAAGGACAAAGGAAGTGCGGAAAGAACTGCAGTCAATCATGTGGAGGTATGTGGGAATTGTTCGGTCTACAACGAGTCTACAAACTGCAAAATGGAGAATTGATAAGTTGGAAGCTGAATGGGAGACATACTTGTTTGAGCATGGCTGGGAGCAGACATTTGTGGGCCTTGAGGCTTGTGAAATGAGGAACCTCTTTTGTTGTGCAAAGTTGGTGGTCAGCAGTGCTCTTGCTAGGCATGAAAGCCGTGGACTTCATTACATGGTTGATTTTCCGCATGTTGAGGAAAATAAAAGGCTGCCAACAATTATTCTCCCTTCACTTGTAAATTGCACATGGAGTTCGAGACAACTACATAAGTTGCCTGTATGTTAA
- the LOC102619851 gene encoding protein KINESIN LIGHT CHAIN-RELATED 2, with protein sequence MPGLAMDALNGDSGGVYEANGGYMGYKDSFVQQKSPRSPLSPQSPRSDSLDLAIDGIVETSIEQLYLNICEMESSEQSPSRASYGSYGEESRIDSELRHLVGDIGEVEITKNVVVEKNEESRSNGGEFTPKIVSESPDRRAVKKGKKKYSQLNISEASTKSSSQGKSSNERPPADKRYEKGRRKQNNIFSARKQRKFASLIAKFQNGAEDPLAAGLGNPALGPFLLKQTREMISSGENPQKALELAKRAMKSFEICANGKPSLEQVMCLHVLAAIHCSLGQYNEAIPVLERSVEIPVLEDGQDHALAKFAGCMQLGDTYAMLGQIENSILCYTAGLEIQRQVLGETDHRVGETCRYVAEAHVQALQFDEAEKICQMALDIHRENASPASVEEAADRRLMGLICDSKGDYEAALEHYVLASMSMAANGHELDVASIDCSIGDAYLSLARFDEAIFSYQKALTAFKSAKGESHPAVASVFVRLADLYHKIGKLRDSKSYCENALKIYGKPNHGIPSEEIASGLIDIAAIYQSMNELEQAVKLLNKALKIYGKTPGQQSTIAGIEAQMGVMYYMTGNYSDSYNTLKSAISKFRTSGEKKSALFGIALNQMGLACVQRYTINEAADLFEEARTILEKEYGPYHHDTLGVYSNLAGTYDAMGRIDDAIEILEYVVGMREEKLGTANPDVEDEKRRLAELLKEAGRVRNRKSRSLVTFLDSNSQNLKEDAIEVS encoded by the exons ATGCCTGGACTAGCAATGGATGCCTTAAATGGAGACAGTGGTGGAGTGTATGAAGCTAATGGAGGCTACATGGGGTATAAGGACAGTTTCGTGCAGCAAAAGTCCCCGAGAAGTCCGTTGAGTCCACAGAGTCCTCGAAGTGATTCCCTTGATCTGGCTATTGATGGCATTGTTGAGACCTCTATTGAACAGCTGTATCTCAATATCTGTGAGATGGAGAGCTCTGAACAATCGCCGTCAAGGGCTAGCTATGGTTCATATGGTGAGGAGTCAAGGATTGATTCGGAGTTGCGTCATCTTGTTGGAGATATTGGGGAAGTGGAGATAACAAAAAATGTGGTGGTGGAAAAGAATGAAGAGAGTCGGAGTAATGGAGGTGAATTTACTCCCAAGATTGTGAGTGAGTCTCCGGATAGGAGGGCTGTGAAGAAGGGTAAGAAGAAATACTCGCAGTTGAATATTTCTGAAGCATCAACAAAGTCAAGTTCTCAGGGAAAATCTTCTAATGAGAGACCTCCTGCTGATAAGAGATATGAAAAGGGTAGacgaaaacaaaataatattttctccGCAAGGAAGCAAAGAAAATTTGCTTCTTTAATAGCGAAATTTCAGAATGGTGCAGAGGATCCTCTTGCGGCAGGATTGGGTAATCCTGCGCTTGGACCCTTTTTACTCAAACAAACAAGAGAGATGATTTCTTCGGGTGAAAATCCCCAGAAAGCTCTTGAATTGGCGAAGCGGGCAATGAAATCATTCGAGATATGTGCAAACGGGAAACCAAGTTTAGAGCAAGTAATGTGTTTGCATGTTCTGGCGGCAATACACTGCAGCTTAGGCCAGTACAATGAGGCAATTCCTGTCCTTGAGCGTTCAGTTGAAATTCCAGTCCTAGAAGATGGTCAAGATCATGCACTTGCTAAATTTGCTGGGTGCATGCAGTTAGGTGATACTTATGCAATGCTGGGTCAGATTGAGAATTCAATACTGTGCTACACAGCAGGTCTGGAGATTCAAAGGCAAGTCTTGGGAGAGACTGACCACCGAGTTGGTGAGACATGTCGTTATGTAGCTGAGGCCCATGTTCAAGCATTGCAATTTGATGAGGCTGAGAAGATTTGTCAGATGGCTCTTGACATCCATAGGGAGAACGCTTCTCCAGCTTCCGTTGAAGAAGCGGCAGATAGGAGACTAATGGGACTTATCTGCGACTCAAAAGGAGATTATGAGGCTGCTCTTGAGCATTACGTCTTAGCAAGCATGTCTATGGCAGCCAATGGCCATGAACTAGATGTTGCTTCAATTGATTGCAGCATTGGAGATGCATATTTATCCTTGGCTAGATTTGATGAGGCAATATTTTCATATCAGAAAGCTCTAACTGCATTTAAATCAGCTAAAGGAGAGAGCCATCCTGCTGTTGCTTCAGTTTTTGTTCGTTTAGCTGACTTGTACCACAAGATAGGTAAGTTAAGGGATTCTAAGTCATATTGTGAAAATGCACTCAAAATTTATGGAAAGCCTAATCACGGCATTCCCTCAGAAGAGATTGCCAGTGGTTTAATTGACATTGCTGCAATTTATCAATCTATGAATGAACTGGAGCAGGCAGTAAAGTTACTCAATAAAGCTTTGAAGATATATGGCAAAACCCCAGGGCAACAGAGTACAATTGCAGGAATAGAGGCTCAGATGGGAGTTATGTATTATATGACAGGGAACTACTCTGATTCCTACAACACCCTCAAAAGTGCCATTTCTAAGTTTCGAACAAGTGGAGAGAAGAAATCTGCGCTGTTTGGGATTGCGTTGAACCAAATGGGTCTTGCCTGTGTGCAGCGTTACACGATAAATGAGGCCGCTGATTTGTTTGAAGAAGCAAGAACTATTTTGGAGAAGGAATATGGACCTTATCACCATGACACATTAGGAGTCTACAGTAATCTTGCGGGAACTTATGATGCGATGGGCAG GATAGATGATGcgattgaaattttggaatatgTTGTTGGCATGAGAGAAGAGAAGCTTGGAACAGCAAATCCTGATGTTGAAGACGAGAAACGGAGGTTGGCTGAGTTGTTGAAAGAAGCAGGAAGAGTTCGGAACAGAAAATCCAGGTCACTTGTGACGTTCCTTGACAGCAactctcaaaatttaaaagaagatgCCATTGAGGTATCATAA
- the LOC102618298 gene encoding L-aspartate oxidase 2-a, chloroplastic isoform X2 → MKRKSKGWTAHQHHKVTKDGLEPNHGLFDLGVAPRECRRKIAMATGVAARTSNFHFGGIRCKGQSCQQASLVSSLTFNGCIQRELSWFLRFQRFNFSHSPVSENWKSLRTVPVLSCLRDGSVKYFDFSVIGSGVAGLCYALEVAKHGTVAVITKAEPHESNTNYAQGGVSAVLCPSDSVESHMQDTIVAGAYLCDDETVRVVCTEGPDRIRELIAIGASFDRGEDGNLHLAREGGHSHHRIVHAADMTGREIERALLEAVVSDPNISVFEHHFAIDLLTTLDGPDAVCHGVDTLNVETQEVVRFISKVTLLASGGAGHIYPSTTNPLVATGDGMAMAHRAQAVISNMEFVQFHPTALADEGLPIKPKKTRENSFLITEAVRGDGGILYNLGMERFMPLYDERAELAPRDVVARSIDDQLKKRNEKYVLLDISHRPTEKILSHFPNIAAECLKYGLDITRQPIPVVPAAHYMCGGVRAGLQGETNVRGLYVAGEVACTGLHGANRLASNSLLEALVFARRAVQPSIDHKKSTSIDLSASNWWTRTVVPKSLGRNVMHNILRRTKEVRKELQSIMWRYVGIVRSTTSLQTAKWRIDKLEAEWETYLFEHGWEQTFVGLEACEMRNLFCCAKLVVSSALARHESRGLHYMVDFPHVEENKRLPTIILPSLVNCTWSSRQLHKLPVC, encoded by the exons atgaaacgTAAAAGTAAGGGATGGACGGCGCACCAGCACCACAAAGTGACAAAGGATGGTTTAGAACCAAATCATGGGCTTTTCGATTTGGGTGTGGCGCCTCGGGAGTGTAGGCG AAAGATTGCAATGGCAACTGGTGTAGCTGCCAGAACTAGCAATTTTCATTTCGGAGGGATCCGCTGCAAGGGACAAAGCTGCCAACAAGCTTCTTTGGTTTCCAGTCTGACATTTAATGGATGCATACAGAGAGAGCTCTCGTG GTTCTTACGTTTCCAGAGGTTTAATTTCTCTCATTCTCCGGTGAGTGAGAATTGGAAGTCCCTCAGAACAGTCCCTGTATTGTCTTGCTTGAGAGATGGCTCTGTAaagtattttgatttttctgtcaTTGGGAGTGGAGTTGCCGGCCTCTGCTATGCTCTTGAAGTTGCAAAACATGGAACTGTTGCTGTGATCACAAAGGCAGAGCCTCATGAGAGCAACACTAACTATGCCCAAGGTGGTGTTAGTGCTGTGCTTTGCCCTTCAGATTCTGTTGAGAGTCACATGCAGGACACAATTGTCGCAGGGGCTTATCTATGTGATGACGAAACTGTTAGA GTTGTTTGTACAGAAGGACCTGACAGAATAAGAGAATTGATCGCCATAGGTGCATCATTTGATCGTGGAGAGGATGGAAACTTGCACCTAGCTAGAGAAGGGGGACACTCCCATCACAGAATCGTCCATGCTGCAGATATGACTGGAAGGGAGATCGAGCGGGCTCTTTTGGAAGCTGTTGTCAGTGACCCTAATATCTCAGTGTTCGAGCATCACTTTGCGATAGATTTGCTAACTACTCTG GATGGTCCTGATGCAGTTTGTCACGGTGTTGACACTTTAAATGTTGAAACACAAGAG GTGGTACGATTCATTTCAAAGGTGACCTTACTTGCATCAGGTGGAGCTGGGCATATTTATCCATCGACAACAAATCCTCTG GTGGCCACTGGAGATGGGATGGCTATGGCCCACCGAGCTCAAGCAGTGATTTCAAACATGGA atttgtGCAGTTCCACCCAACTGCCTTAGCTGATGAGGGCCTTCCCATCAAACCAAAGAAAACTCGAGAGAATTCATTTCTCATCACTGAAGCTGTCAGGGGTGATGGAGGCATCCTTTACAATTTAGGCATGGAACGGTTCATGCCCCTGTATGATGAGAGAGCTGAGCTTGCTCCTAGGGATGTGGTGGCAAGAAGTATAGATGATCAGCTTAAAAAGCGTAATGAGAAGTATGTGCTCCTTGATATAAGTCACAGGCCCACGGAAAAAATACTGTCCCACTTTCCCAACATAGCTGCTGAATGCCTTAAGTATGGACTGGACATAACCCGCCAGCCAATTCCTGTGGTTCCTGCTGCACATTACATGTGTGGGGGAGTCCGTGCTGGGCTCCAAGGGGAAACAAATGTGCGAGGCCTGTATGTAGCAGGTGAGGTTGCATGTACAGGTTTGCACGGAGCAAACCGATTAGCCAGCAATTCATTGCTTGAGGCATTAGTTTTTGCACGAAGAGCTGTCCAGCCCTCAATTGATCACAAGAAGAGCACTAGCATTGATCTCAGTGCTTCAAATTGGTGGACCCGAACTGTTGTACCAAAGTCACTTGGCCGTAATGTAATGCACAATATTTTGAGAAGGACAAAGGAAGTGCGGAAAGAACTGCAGTCAATCATGTGGAGGTATGTGGGAATTGTTCGGTCTACAACGAGTCTACAAACTGCAAAATGGAGAATTGATAAGTTGGAAGCTGAATGGGAGACATACTTGTTTGAGCATGGCTGGGAGCAGACATTTGTGGGCCTTGAGGCTTGTGAAATGAGGAACCTCTTTTGTTGTGCAAAGTTGGTGGTCAGCAGTGCTCTTGCTAGGCATGAAAGCCGTGGACTTCATTACATGGTTGATTTTCCGCATGTTGAGGAAAATAAAAGGCTGCCAACAATTATTCTCCCTTCACTTGTAAATTGCACATGGAGTTCGAGACAACTACATAAGTTGCCTGTATGTTAA
- the LOC102618298 gene encoding L-aspartate oxidase 2-a, chloroplastic isoform X3 → MATGVAARTSNFHFGGIRCKGQSCQQASLVSSLTFNGCIQRELSWSFGVSRFLRFQRFNFSHSPVSENWKSLRTVPVLSCLRDGSVKYFDFSVIGSGVAGLCYALEVAKHGTVAVITKAEPHESNTNYAQGGVSAVLCPSDSVESHMQDTIVAGAYLCDDETVRVVCTEGPDRIRELIAIGASFDRGEDGNLHLAREGGHSHHRIVHAADMTGREIERALLEAVVSDPNISVFEHHFAIDLLTTLDGPDAVCHGVDTLNVETQEVVRFISKVTLLASGGAGHIYPSTTNPLVATGDGMAMAHRAQAVISNMEFVQFHPTALADEGLPIKPKKTRENSFLITEAVRGDGGILYNLGMERFMPLYDERAELAPRDVVARSIDDQLKKRNEKYVLLDISHRPTEKILSHFPNIAAECLKYGLDITRQPIPVVPAAHYMCGGVRAGLQGETNVRGLYVAGEVACTGLHGANRLASNSLLEALVFARRAVQPSIDHKKSTSIDLSASNWWTRTVVPKSLGRNVMHNILRRTKEVRKELQSIMWRYVGIVRSTTSLQTAKWRIDKLEAEWETYLFEHGWEQTFVGLEACEMRNLFCCAKLVVSSALARHESRGLHYMVDFPHVEENKRLPTIILPSLVNCTWSSRQLHKLPVC, encoded by the exons ATGGCAACTGGTGTAGCTGCCAGAACTAGCAATTTTCATTTCGGAGGGATCCGCTGCAAGGGACAAAGCTGCCAACAAGCTTCTTTGGTTTCCAGTCTGACATTTAATGGATGCATACAGAGAGAGCTCTCGTG GTCATTTGGGGTATCCAGGTTCTTACGTTTCCAGAGGTTTAATTTCTCTCATTCTCCGGTGAGTGAGAATTGGAAGTCCCTCAGAACAGTCCCTGTATTGTCTTGCTTGAGAGATGGCTCTGTAaagtattttgatttttctgtcaTTGGGAGTGGAGTTGCCGGCCTCTGCTATGCTCTTGAAGTTGCAAAACATGGAACTGTTGCTGTGATCACAAAGGCAGAGCCTCATGAGAGCAACACTAACTATGCCCAAGGTGGTGTTAGTGCTGTGCTTTGCCCTTCAGATTCTGTTGAGAGTCACATGCAGGACACAATTGTCGCAGGGGCTTATCTATGTGATGACGAAACTGTTAGA GTTGTTTGTACAGAAGGACCTGACAGAATAAGAGAATTGATCGCCATAGGTGCATCATTTGATCGTGGAGAGGATGGAAACTTGCACCTAGCTAGAGAAGGGGGACACTCCCATCACAGAATCGTCCATGCTGCAGATATGACTGGAAGGGAGATCGAGCGGGCTCTTTTGGAAGCTGTTGTCAGTGACCCTAATATCTCAGTGTTCGAGCATCACTTTGCGATAGATTTGCTAACTACTCTG GATGGTCCTGATGCAGTTTGTCACGGTGTTGACACTTTAAATGTTGAAACACAAGAG GTGGTACGATTCATTTCAAAGGTGACCTTACTTGCATCAGGTGGAGCTGGGCATATTTATCCATCGACAACAAATCCTCTG GTGGCCACTGGAGATGGGATGGCTATGGCCCACCGAGCTCAAGCAGTGATTTCAAACATGGA atttgtGCAGTTCCACCCAACTGCCTTAGCTGATGAGGGCCTTCCCATCAAACCAAAGAAAACTCGAGAGAATTCATTTCTCATCACTGAAGCTGTCAGGGGTGATGGAGGCATCCTTTACAATTTAGGCATGGAACGGTTCATGCCCCTGTATGATGAGAGAGCTGAGCTTGCTCCTAGGGATGTGGTGGCAAGAAGTATAGATGATCAGCTTAAAAAGCGTAATGAGAAGTATGTGCTCCTTGATATAAGTCACAGGCCCACGGAAAAAATACTGTCCCACTTTCCCAACATAGCTGCTGAATGCCTTAAGTATGGACTGGACATAACCCGCCAGCCAATTCCTGTGGTTCCTGCTGCACATTACATGTGTGGGGGAGTCCGTGCTGGGCTCCAAGGGGAAACAAATGTGCGAGGCCTGTATGTAGCAGGTGAGGTTGCATGTACAGGTTTGCACGGAGCAAACCGATTAGCCAGCAATTCATTGCTTGAGGCATTAGTTTTTGCACGAAGAGCTGTCCAGCCCTCAATTGATCACAAGAAGAGCACTAGCATTGATCTCAGTGCTTCAAATTGGTGGACCCGAACTGTTGTACCAAAGTCACTTGGCCGTAATGTAATGCACAATATTTTGAGAAGGACAAAGGAAGTGCGGAAAGAACTGCAGTCAATCATGTGGAGGTATGTGGGAATTGTTCGGTCTACAACGAGTCTACAAACTGCAAAATGGAGAATTGATAAGTTGGAAGCTGAATGGGAGACATACTTGTTTGAGCATGGCTGGGAGCAGACATTTGTGGGCCTTGAGGCTTGTGAAATGAGGAACCTCTTTTGTTGTGCAAAGTTGGTGGTCAGCAGTGCTCTTGCTAGGCATGAAAGCCGTGGACTTCATTACATGGTTGATTTTCCGCATGTTGAGGAAAATAAAAGGCTGCCAACAATTATTCTCCCTTCACTTGTAAATTGCACATGGAGTTCGAGACAACTACATAAGTTGCCTGTATGTTAA
- the LOC102619565 gene encoding GDSL esterase/lipase At3g27950: MEPVDIRLFYAYLLPIFAFMGGPMATMGGASLKGCGFPAVYNFGDSNSDTGGISAAMTQVPPPNGESFFGHPSGRFCDGRLIIDLIAEKVKLPYLSPYLDSVGTNFRNGANFATGGSSIRPGGFSPFHLGIQISQFIQFKSRTSAVYNQLSPNRTTPPFKSNLPRPRDFSKALYTFDIGQNDLAYGFQHTNEEQVRASIPDILSQFSKAVHQLYKEGARFFWIHNTGPIGCLPYSVIYDKSKPNNLDQSGCVKPQNEMAQEFNRQLKDKVSQLRLQLPYGAFTYVDVYSVKYALISNAQNQGFVDPMNFCCGSYYGYHIDCGKKATVNGTVYGNPCHHPSKHISWDGIHYSQAANLWVANRILNGSFSNPPVSIEQVCLHSGKM, translated from the exons ATGGAGCCTGTCGATATAAGGTTATTTTATGCATACCTGCTTCCCATCTTTGCGTTCATGGGAGGACCAATGGCAACAATGGGTGGCGCCAGTTTAAAGGGATGTGGGTTCCCCGCTGTGTACAATTTTGGTGACTCAAATTCAGACACCGGAGGAATCTCAGCTGCAATGACGCAAGTTCCTCCACCAAATGGTGAATCTTTCTTTGGACACCCATCAGGAAGATTTTGTGACGGCCGTCTTATcattgatttaattg CTGAGAAAGTGAAGTTGCCATATCTGAGTCCGTACCTGGATTCAGTGGGCACAAACTTCAGGAATGGTGCCAATTTTGCAACTGGAGGTTCATCTATTCGACCAGGTGGCTTTAGTCCATTCCATCTTGGCATTCAAATTTCCCAATTTATACAATTCAAGTCTCGCACCTCAGCTGTTTATAATCAACTCAGTCCAAACA GAACAACGCCACCCTTCAAAAGCAACCTCCCAAGGCCTAGGGACTTCTCCAAGGCATTGTATACCTTTGATATCGGACAGAATGATCTTGCCTATGGTTTTCAGCACACGAATGAGGAGCAAGTTCGGGCATCCATTCCTGATATATTGAGCCAGTTCTCCAAAGCAGTGCAC CAACTATACAAGGAAGGGGCAAGATTCTTTTGGATACATAACACAGGGCCAATTGGGTGCTTGCCATATAGCGTCATATATGACAAATCGAAGCCTAATAATCTAGATCAAAGTGGTTGTGTAAAGCCTCAAAATGAGATGGCTCAGGAATTCAATAGACAGCTTAAAGACAAAGTTTCCCAGCTAAGGCTGCAACTTCCTTATGGAGCCTTCACTTATGTTGATGTATACTCGGTTAAATATGCTCTTATTAGCAATGCACAGAATCAAG GTTTTGTTGATCCAATGAATTTCTGCTGTGGTAGCTACTATGGATACCATATTGATTGCGGGAAGAAGGCTACAGTCAATGGAACAGTTTATGGTAATCCATGTCATCATCCATCAAAGCACATTAGCTGGGATGGCATACACTACTCACAGGCAGCAAACTTGTGGGTTGCTAACCGCATTCTCAATGGCTCCTTCTCCAACCCACCAGTTTCAATCGAGCAGGTTTGTCTTCATTCTGGGaagatgtaa